The Microbacterium horticulturae genome has a window encoding:
- a CDS encoding tocopherol cyclase family protein: MGLRGWYRSTGADLPFQSSLPAHLGVAMEGYFWRITDPATGRVLIALNGVNRGPDGAWATLGFAAHPGGFLRAVAHPHAHADPHHIGASAGSAFDGDDRHLHVDLGSDARLDVTITDPVPWPHRVFGGSSVFHMVPGLNQYWHPWLLGGRATGTATVGTETWTLDGAQIYAEKNWGREGFPDSWWWGQAQGFAEPDACVAFAGGQVHAGPLHTEVTALVVRLPGGRTIRLGNPGTSPVRAAVTDETWMLRADAHGWSIEVRAQAPRAASHILPVPLPSEHRNVAGALEHLAGSLYITVRRRGRTVWEGHSALAGLEHGGLARARAELVRRGADPDATHAPPVE; encoded by the coding sequence ATGGGCCTGCGTGGGTGGTATCGGTCGACCGGAGCCGACCTGCCCTTCCAGAGTTCACTGCCCGCGCACCTCGGCGTCGCGATGGAGGGCTATTTCTGGCGCATCACCGACCCCGCGACCGGTCGAGTGCTCATCGCGTTGAACGGCGTCAACCGCGGGCCCGACGGCGCGTGGGCGACGCTCGGCTTCGCCGCGCATCCGGGCGGGTTCCTTCGCGCGGTCGCGCACCCGCACGCGCATGCCGACCCGCACCACATTGGTGCGAGCGCCGGCTCGGCGTTCGACGGCGATGACCGGCACCTGCACGTCGACCTCGGTTCCGACGCGCGGCTCGACGTCACCATCACCGACCCCGTGCCCTGGCCGCACCGCGTGTTCGGCGGGTCGAGCGTCTTTCATATGGTTCCCGGACTGAATCAGTACTGGCACCCCTGGCTGCTCGGCGGGCGCGCCACCGGCACCGCGACCGTCGGCACCGAGACCTGGACCCTCGACGGCGCGCAGATCTACGCCGAGAAGAACTGGGGGCGCGAAGGTTTTCCTGACTCGTGGTGGTGGGGGCAGGCGCAGGGCTTCGCTGAACCCGACGCGTGCGTCGCGTTCGCCGGCGGCCAGGTGCACGCCGGGCCGCTGCACACCGAGGTCACGGCCCTGGTCGTGCGCCTGCCGGGCGGCCGCACCATCCGGCTCGGCAATCCCGGCACGAGTCCCGTCCGCGCCGCCGTGACGGACGAGACGTGGATGCTGCGTGCCGACGCCCACGGCTGGTCGATCGAGGTGCGCGCACAGGCGCCGCGAGCGGCATCCCACATCCTGCCGGTGCCGCTGCCCAGCGAGCATCGCAACGTGGCCGGAGCGCTCGAGCACCTCGCCGGTTCGCTCTACATCACCGTGCGCCGCCGCGGACGCACGGTGTGGGAGGGACACTCTGCGCTCGCCGGACTCGAGCACGGCGGCCTCGCCCGAGCCCGCGCCGAGCTGGTGCGGCGCGGCGCCGATCCCGATGCGACGCACGCACCGCCCGTGGAGTGA
- a CDS encoding methylated-DNA--[protein]-cysteine S-methyltransferase translates to MSFGTLETPVGTLGVTAAGGAITSVGWVHATAEQDVDGLVAEALNQLEAYFAGQLRRFDVPFDLGKQTEATRAVLMTLYDTVGYGDSITYGQLAERSGTDVPARGIGAIMGANPVPLIVPCHRVLASDGLGGYSGGAPGEGLVTKRRLLEFEGALPAPLF, encoded by the coding sequence ATGTCGTTCGGCACGCTCGAAACCCCCGTGGGCACCCTGGGAGTCACCGCCGCCGGGGGCGCGATCACGAGCGTCGGGTGGGTGCACGCCACAGCCGAGCAAGACGTCGACGGGCTTGTCGCCGAGGCGCTGAACCAACTCGAGGCCTACTTCGCCGGTCAGCTGCGCCGGTTCGATGTGCCGTTCGATCTCGGCAAGCAGACGGAGGCGACCCGCGCCGTGCTGATGACCCTCTACGACACGGTCGGGTACGGCGACTCGATCACGTACGGGCAGCTCGCCGAGCGCAGCGGCACAGACGTCCCGGCGCGCGGCATCGGTGCGATCATGGGCGCCAACCCTGTGCCGCTCATCGTGCCGTGCCACCGCGTGCTCGCCAGTGACGGGCTCGGAGGCTATTCGGGCGGCGCACCTGGCGAGGGCCTGGTCACGAAGCGCCGACTGCTCGAATTCGAGGGCGCCTTGCCCGCACCGCTGTTCTGA
- a CDS encoding dihydrofolate reductase family protein → MHLVTYTMGVSLDGYIAGPDGDFSWTAPDEEWFRFITDLTRPLGVHLLGRRLYETMLYWESDEQDESSDYSTSEWATLWRALPKVVFSSTLTSLQGNARLATGSVGNEIARLRAEPGDGEIAIGGATLAAKAAEAGLIDEYRITVHPVVVGGGIPYFPRGLPRIDLERVETREFGSGVVFSRYRVVR, encoded by the coding sequence ATGCACCTCGTCACCTACACAATGGGCGTCTCGCTCGACGGGTACATCGCCGGGCCGGACGGTGACTTCAGCTGGACAGCGCCGGACGAGGAATGGTTCCGGTTCATCACCGACCTGACGCGGCCGCTCGGTGTGCACCTGCTCGGGCGGCGGCTCTACGAGACGATGCTCTACTGGGAGAGCGACGAGCAGGATGAGTCGTCCGACTACTCGACGAGCGAATGGGCGACACTGTGGAGGGCTCTCCCGAAGGTCGTGTTCTCGTCGACGCTGACGTCGTTGCAGGGCAATGCGCGGCTGGCCACCGGGTCCGTCGGCAACGAGATCGCGCGCCTGCGAGCGGAGCCCGGGGACGGTGAGATCGCGATCGGCGGCGCAACCCTCGCGGCCAAGGCCGCGGAAGCGGGGCTGATCGACGAGTATCGGATCACGGTGCATCCGGTCGTCGTGGGCGGCGGCATCCCGTACTTTCCTCGCGGCCTGCCGCGGATCGACCTTGAGCGCGTCGAGACACGTGAGTTCGGGTCGGGGGTGGTGTTCTCGCGGTACCGCGTCGTGCGGTGA
- a CDS encoding MFS transporter: MSVSRPSSTRSAAPPQTLGHAWIALTGLSAVFLFEMLDNSILNVALPTIGRELSASSTALQWITGVYAVVFGGLMLAFGALADKLGRRRIMLLGLIVLALASLATAFVTTTGELIAVRAAMGVAAAMTTPGSLALAFRLFDDDLQRVRATTVISTVGLVGLAIGPTAGGFALALLPWQALLLVNVPVAALAYLGIRRGIPADVPEELHHDPIDVAGALLGTATIVLALVTPTLFVDLGAASAWPWTGVAATIVAAVLFVVRERRTRHPLLDLRLVARPLVSSGLAYKAASGLATAGLGYLVTLRLQFGWGWTPAQAALGMLPQVVVLIAGGAVIGPLVRRLGMGATAWISAIATVCGLAVFTLLGPLGYGWVAASLALVALGMRVVGVVAGTNVMRGLPENRTTIGAALVDTASEVTTGLGIALSGTVIAALFAGSIADPGWTALQHAQFSSGVAWAGGALTVLAAALVAFGMWRGRGATAA, from the coding sequence ATGTCTGTCTCTCGTCCGTCTTCGACCCGCTCTGCGGCGCCGCCGCAGACGCTCGGCCACGCCTGGATCGCCCTGACCGGCCTATCGGCGGTCTTCCTGTTCGAGATGCTCGACAACTCGATCCTCAATGTCGCGCTGCCCACGATCGGCCGCGAGCTGTCGGCGTCGTCAACAGCTCTGCAATGGATCACCGGCGTGTACGCGGTGGTCTTCGGCGGCCTGATGCTCGCCTTCGGCGCCCTCGCCGACAAGCTCGGGCGCCGCCGCATCATGCTGCTCGGCTTGATCGTGCTCGCGCTCGCAAGCCTCGCGACCGCGTTCGTCACAACCACCGGTGAGCTGATCGCGGTCCGTGCGGCGATGGGCGTGGCGGCGGCCATGACCACACCCGGATCGCTGGCGCTGGCCTTTCGGCTGTTCGACGACGACCTGCAGCGCGTGCGCGCGACCACGGTGATCTCCACAGTGGGTCTCGTCGGACTGGCGATCGGCCCGACCGCCGGTGGGTTCGCCCTCGCCCTTCTGCCGTGGCAGGCGTTGCTGCTGGTCAACGTGCCGGTCGCGGCTCTCGCGTACCTCGGCATCCGGCGCGGCATCCCGGCCGATGTCCCCGAAGAGCTGCACCACGACCCCATCGACGTCGCCGGCGCGCTGCTCGGCACCGCGACCATCGTGCTCGCCCTGGTGACGCCGACGCTGTTCGTCGACCTCGGAGCAGCATCGGCCTGGCCGTGGACCGGCGTGGCCGCGACGATCGTGGCCGCCGTGCTGTTCGTCGTGCGCGAGCGGCGGACGCGGCATCCCCTGCTCGATCTGCGTCTCGTCGCCCGGCCGCTGGTCTCGAGCGGACTCGCCTACAAGGCGGCGTCCGGGCTCGCGACCGCGGGACTGGGGTACCTCGTCACCCTGCGGCTGCAGTTCGGCTGGGGCTGGACGCCCGCGCAGGCGGCGCTCGGCATGCTGCCGCAGGTCGTCGTGCTCATCGCGGGCGGGGCAGTCATCGGCCCGCTCGTGCGCCGACTCGGCATGGGCGCGACCGCGTGGATCAGCGCGATAGCGACCGTCTGCGGCCTCGCGGTGTTCACCCTGCTCGGACCGCTCGGCTACGGCTGGGTCGCCGCGTCACTCGCGCTGGTCGCGCTCGGGATGCGGGTGGTCGGCGTGGTCGCCGGCACGAACGTCATGCGCGGACTGCCCGAGAACCGCACGACGATCGGCGCCGCGCTCGTCGACACCGCGAGCGAGGTCACGACCGGACTGGGCATCGCACTGAGTGGCACCGTCATCGCCGCGCTGTTTGCCGGAAGCATCGCCGACCCAGGATGGACGGCCCTGCAGCACGCGCAGTTCTCTTCCGGCGTCGCGTGGGCCGGCGGCGCGCTCACCGTCCTGGCGGCGGCGCTCGTCGCGTTCGGGATGTGGCGGGGGCGCGGCGCGACGGCCGCCTGA
- a CDS encoding HIT family protein, translated as MTDCIFCAIVAGTAPSVIVAEDERTLAFMDINPVSDGHLLVIPKAHSADLLDIPPEDLTAVTLMAQRLARDAVDEFGADGVNLLNSCGADAWQTVFHFHLHVIPRYLDKTRDRLPAVPWTPEVPGDRDLIVSLGSRLAAAV; from the coding sequence ATGACCGACTGCATCTTCTGCGCCATCGTGGCCGGCACTGCCCCGAGCGTGATCGTGGCCGAAGACGAGCGCACGCTCGCGTTCATGGACATCAACCCTGTGTCCGACGGGCACCTGCTCGTGATCCCGAAGGCGCACAGCGCGGATCTGCTCGACATCCCGCCCGAAGACCTCACGGCGGTCACGCTCATGGCGCAACGGCTCGCGCGCGACGCCGTGGACGAGTTCGGAGCCGACGGGGTCAACCTGCTCAACTCGTGCGGGGCCGATGCCTGGCAGACGGTGTTCCACTTCCACCTGCACGTGATCCCGCGTTACCTCGACAAGACGCGCGACCGCCTGCCTGCGGTCCCGTGGACGCCCGAGGTGCCCGGTGACCGCGATCTGATCGTCTCCCTCGGCTCCCGGCTGGCTGCAGCCGTCTGA
- a CDS encoding dihydrofolate reductase family protein: protein MRPLTVCNFVTVDGRYEDDDHDILSFFEHQHPDYHEADSYDFYTTELMRASDTLLLSGRTSALNNLRYWQGARTDPDATAIRREFAELIATIETVIVSDTITDADIEPFPNARIVRIADSRDEVTRLKQAPGRGILVLLGRVLWNGLMHAGLVDELHLVTFPLIAGSGVPLFDERPPVALKLLGTRAWEESGNVLMRWRVDRVSQGDPAGEVA from the coding sequence TTGCGCCCATTGACCGTGTGCAATTTCGTCACTGTGGACGGACGCTACGAAGACGACGACCATGACATCCTGTCGTTCTTCGAGCACCAGCATCCCGACTACCACGAGGCCGACAGCTACGACTTCTACACGACCGAGCTCATGCGGGCATCCGACACGCTGCTGCTGTCGGGGCGCACGTCGGCGCTGAACAACCTGAGGTACTGGCAGGGTGCGCGGACGGATCCGGATGCCACGGCCATCCGCCGCGAGTTCGCCGAGCTGATAGCCACCATCGAGACCGTGATCGTCTCCGACACGATCACCGACGCCGACATCGAGCCGTTCCCGAATGCACGGATCGTGCGCATAGCGGATTCGCGCGACGAGGTCACCCGGCTCAAGCAGGCGCCCGGCCGCGGCATCCTGGTCCTTCTCGGCCGCGTGCTGTGGAACGGACTGATGCACGCGGGGCTCGTGGATGAGCTGCACCTCGTGACGTTCCCGCTCATCGCGGGGTCGGGCGTGCCGCTGTTCGACGAGCGGCCGCCGGTCGCGCTCAAGCTGCTCGGCACGCGGGCGTGGGAGGAGTCGGGCAACGTGCTCATGCGGTGGCGAGTGGACCGGGTGAGTCAGGGCGACCCGGCGGGCGAGGTCGCGTGA
- a CDS encoding class I SAM-dependent methyltransferase — protein sequence MRDWTDTADAYALSFARLCAGAVPHILDRAPAPSTALDAGTGTGTVAAALAQAGHTVEGVDAAADMVRHARAAHPAVTFTEASLPDLPFTSGRFDLTVANFVVNHVPEPRAAVAELARVTSPGGRVIVTIWPSAPISAMNALWNEVMACAGATPPPGQRLTPTDDFARTPNGLRSLLAEGGLVDAAADEISWNFVIPAEDLWRGVEAGIATVGATYRAQDEAGQAAMRRAFEEVSGGGILTLPSTAIIATASRR from the coding sequence ATGAGGGACTGGACCGACACCGCCGACGCCTACGCGCTCTCCTTCGCCCGCCTCTGCGCGGGCGCCGTGCCGCACATCCTGGATCGGGCACCCGCGCCGAGCACCGCACTCGACGCCGGAACCGGCACGGGCACGGTCGCCGCGGCGCTCGCGCAGGCGGGCCACACGGTGGAGGGGGTGGATGCCGCGGCCGACATGGTCCGGCACGCACGCGCCGCGCACCCCGCGGTGACGTTCACCGAGGCATCCCTGCCCGACCTTCCCTTCACGAGCGGGCGCTTCGACCTGACCGTCGCGAACTTCGTGGTCAACCACGTGCCGGAGCCCCGCGCGGCCGTCGCCGAGCTCGCCCGCGTGACCTCGCCGGGCGGCCGCGTCATCGTCACGATCTGGCCGAGCGCTCCGATCAGCGCGATGAACGCCCTCTGGAACGAGGTCATGGCCTGCGCGGGCGCGACGCCGCCGCCCGGGCAGCGGCTGACACCCACCGACGATTTCGCGCGTACTCCCAATGGACTGCGGTCGCTCCTCGCAGAGGGAGGGCTGGTGGATGCCGCAGCCGACGAGATCTCGTGGAACTTCGTGATCCCCGCCGAAGATCTCTGGCGCGGCGTCGAAGCCGGGATCGCGACCGTCGGCGCGACGTATCGCGCGCAGGACGAAGCGGGCCAGGCTGCGATGCGGCGGGCGTTCGAAGAGGTGTCGGGCGGCGGCATCCTGACCCTTCCTTCGACCGCGATCATCGCAACCGCGTCTCGACGCTGA
- a CDS encoding DUF6069 family protein gives MTGTSSSPLADAAPTPARASLGYRIGVLTAAIVVAVALNAGIAAIAVAAGAPPQFAPLTLPVYAAFTIVPMLLGWFAWRAVSRRVSNPRRTMPLLAAAVLVVSYIPDVLLLVTGFIPGTTVAGVVALMAMHVVVISVALAGYTLAGRR, from the coding sequence ATGACCGGAACATCCTCTTCACCGCTCGCCGACGCAGCGCCGACACCGGCACGTGCGTCGCTCGGCTACCGCATCGGCGTTCTCACGGCAGCGATCGTCGTCGCCGTCGCGCTGAACGCCGGGATCGCCGCGATCGCCGTGGCAGCCGGGGCGCCGCCGCAGTTCGCGCCGCTCACTCTGCCCGTCTACGCCGCGTTCACGATCGTGCCGATGCTGCTCGGGTGGTTCGCCTGGCGCGCGGTGTCACGGCGCGTGAGCAATCCGCGCCGCACCATGCCGCTGCTGGCCGCGGCGGTGCTCGTCGTCTCGTACATTCCGGACGTGCTGTTGCTGGTCACCGGATTCATCCCGGGCACGACGGTGGCAGGAGTCGTCGCGCTCATGGCCATGCACGTGGTCGTGATCAGCGTCGCCCTCGCCGGGTACACGCTCGCCGGGCGGAGGTGA
- a CDS encoding putative immunity protein: MVSPQALSEADRRIVAAWAADCAERVLPLFEAEAPDDDRARDAIARARAFSRGELGAAEEIRRRFVAGRAAASAQTPAGVAAARAAAQASGVAHMGAHALGAAAYAAKAAGLAAADRAGAADSAAIDAEIAWQLARLSPEAHAALRTLPRLGEDSSGPLGPGLLASGVLGDVIRRVQAAL, translated from the coding sequence GTGGTCTCGCCCCAGGCGTTGAGCGAGGCCGACCGCCGCATCGTCGCGGCGTGGGCGGCCGACTGCGCCGAGCGCGTGCTGCCGCTGTTCGAGGCAGAAGCTCCCGACGACGACCGCGCCCGCGACGCGATAGCGCGTGCCCGCGCCTTCTCGCGCGGCGAGTTGGGCGCTGCGGAAGAGATCCGCCGCCGGTTCGTCGCGGGGCGGGCGGCGGCGTCGGCGCAGACGCCGGCCGGAGTGGCCGCGGCGCGCGCAGCCGCGCAGGCTTCGGGCGTCGCGCACATGGGCGCACACGCACTGGGCGCGGCCGCCTACGCCGCGAAGGCCGCAGGCCTTGCCGCGGCGGACCGCGCCGGGGCGGCCGACTCCGCGGCGATCGATGCCGAGATCGCCTGGCAGCTCGCCCGCCTGTCACCCGAGGCGCACGCGGCGCTACGCACCTTGCCACGGCTCGGCGAAGACAGCTCAGGTCCGCTCGGACCGGGGCTTCTGGCGTCTGGCGTGCTCGGCGATGTGATCCGCCGCGTTCAGGCGGCGCTGTGA
- a CDS encoding gluconate:H+ symporter — translation MHTLDRWVNAAGGIVRHAEESATDPWNGHDTLVIIATIIGIALVVVLIVWAKFHAFLALTIASLFVGLVSGISVEKVTGSYETGVGGVLGYVGVLIALGAILGKLLADSGGADQVVDTLLRGRPATLPWKMALIAGIIGIPMFFEIGLVLLIPVVMLAVSRSNSKAMRLGIPALAGLSVLHGFIPPHPGPLAAIGVLGANVGTTLAFGLIVAIPTVIIAGPLFGQLAARMVPVGAGGAAIAVTGGGGSGKEPEKVEAENLSTTTTLAQDPGATRRPSFTWTLVTILSPVVLMLAKAAADLWVPDGSVLRQVLDFIGDPVTALLIAVLLAMVTFGTAVGFSLPALGKKVGESLLPIVGVVFIVGAGGGFKQVLVDGGAGTAIAKIAVATSLSVVLLGWIIAVLIRLATGSATVATVTAAGIIAPLAADLGPAHLALLVLAVGAGSLFFSHVNDAGFWLVKEYFGLTVGQTIKTWSIMETLISVVGFLMVLLLWAFTG, via the coding sequence ATGCACACACTCGACAGATGGGTCAACGCGGCGGGAGGCATCGTCCGGCACGCGGAGGAGTCCGCCACCGACCCGTGGAACGGGCACGACACCCTCGTCATCATCGCCACGATCATCGGCATCGCACTGGTGGTCGTTCTCATCGTGTGGGCAAAGTTCCACGCCTTTCTCGCGCTGACCATCGCGTCTCTGTTCGTCGGCCTGGTTTCAGGCATCTCCGTCGAGAAGGTCACTGGGTCGTATGAGACCGGCGTCGGCGGCGTGCTCGGCTATGTGGGCGTGCTGATCGCGCTGGGCGCGATCCTCGGCAAGCTGCTCGCCGACTCGGGCGGCGCCGACCAGGTCGTCGATACACTGCTGCGCGGCCGGCCGGCGACCCTGCCGTGGAAGATGGCGCTCATCGCCGGGATCATCGGCATCCCGATGTTCTTCGAGATCGGGCTGGTGCTGTTGATCCCCGTGGTCATGCTGGCGGTCAGCCGCTCGAACTCGAAGGCCATGCGGCTGGGGATCCCGGCGCTGGCCGGGCTGTCGGTGCTGCACGGGTTCATCCCGCCGCACCCCGGGCCTCTGGCCGCCATCGGGGTGTTGGGCGCCAACGTCGGCACGACGCTCGCGTTCGGGCTCATCGTCGCGATCCCGACCGTCATCATCGCCGGTCCCCTCTTCGGCCAGCTCGCGGCCCGGATGGTGCCCGTCGGCGCGGGTGGTGCGGCGATCGCCGTGACCGGCGGCGGAGGCTCGGGCAAAGAACCCGAGAAGGTCGAAGCCGAGAATCTCAGCACGACGACGACCCTCGCGCAGGACCCGGGGGCGACACGTCGCCCGAGCTTCACGTGGACGCTCGTCACGATCCTCTCGCCGGTCGTGCTGATGCTGGCCAAGGCGGCGGCCGACCTCTGGGTGCCCGATGGATCCGTGCTGCGCCAGGTGCTCGACTTCATCGGCGACCCGGTCACGGCCCTGCTGATCGCCGTATTGCTGGCGATGGTGACGTTCGGCACCGCGGTCGGATTCTCACTGCCCGCGCTCGGCAAGAAGGTCGGCGAAAGTCTGCTGCCGATCGTCGGCGTCGTGTTCATCGTGGGTGCCGGTGGAGGCTTCAAGCAGGTGCTGGTTGACGGCGGCGCGGGAACCGCGATCGCCAAGATCGCCGTCGCCACGAGCCTGTCGGTCGTGCTTCTCGGCTGGATCATCGCCGTGCTCATCCGCCTCGCCACCGGATCCGCCACGGTGGCGACCGTGACCGCAGCGGGTATCATCGCCCCGCTCGCCGCCGATCTCGGCCCCGCGCACCTTGCCCTGCTCGTTCTCGCCGTGGGCGCGGGCTCGCTGTTCTTCTCGCACGTGAACGACGCGGGGTTCTGGCTGGTCAAGGAATACTTCGGGCTCACCGTCGGCCAGACCATCAAGACCTGGTCGATCATGGAGACTCTGATCTCCGTGGTCGGCTTCCTGATGGTCCTGCTGCTCTGGGCGTTCACCGGGTAG
- a CDS encoding putative quinol monooxygenase: MSGIHLSGTLVCRNAREAAIVASCLPEHVQLTRAERGCVSFEVAPAADPLVWTVEERFVDAAAFRAHQQRVAGSAWGRATAGIERRYEVEGL; the protein is encoded by the coding sequence ATGAGCGGCATCCACCTCTCCGGCACCCTGGTATGTCGCAACGCGCGCGAGGCGGCGATCGTCGCGTCGTGCCTTCCCGAGCATGTGCAACTGACCCGCGCCGAGCGCGGCTGCGTGTCGTTCGAGGTCGCACCCGCGGCCGACCCGCTCGTGTGGACGGTCGAGGAGAGATTCGTGGATGCCGCGGCCTTCCGCGCTCATCAGCAGCGTGTCGCCGGCTCGGCGTGGGGACGCGCGACCGCCGGCATCGAGCGGCGTTACGAGGTTGAGGGGCTGTAA
- a CDS encoding gluconokinase, with product MDAKPLVVVMGVSGSGKSTIGSALAEKLGVAFIDGDDLHPQANVDKMHAGHPLTDDDRWPWLARVGQALDDAGDDGLVIACSALKRSYRDAILSEEPRALFLHLTASQGLIAGRLEHRDDHFMPPALLDSQFETLEPLGDDEPGVAVDVGEDVAHVVSSSVDALRVLQRR from the coding sequence ATGGACGCGAAGCCGCTGGTGGTCGTGATGGGAGTGTCGGGCTCGGGCAAGAGCACGATCGGCTCGGCTCTGGCCGAGAAGCTGGGAGTGGCGTTCATCGACGGTGACGATCTGCACCCTCAGGCGAACGTCGACAAGATGCATGCGGGCCATCCGCTCACCGACGACGACCGGTGGCCCTGGCTTGCCCGTGTCGGTCAGGCACTGGACGATGCCGGTGACGACGGGCTCGTGATCGCCTGCTCTGCGCTCAAACGCAGCTATCGCGATGCGATCCTGAGCGAGGAGCCGCGTGCGCTCTTCCTGCACCTGACCGCGTCACAAGGGCTCATCGCCGGCCGACTCGAGCACCGCGACGATCACTTCATGCCTCCCGCGCTGCTCGACTCGCAGTTCGAGACGCTCGAGCCGCTCGGCGACGACGAGCCGGGTGTCGCGGTCGACGTGGGAGAGGATGTCGCGCACGTGGTGAGCTCTTCCGTCGACGCGCTGCGCGTGCTTCAGCGACGCTGA
- a CDS encoding TetR-like C-terminal domain-containing protein, whose amino-acid sequence MSIASPVGRPRDPDVDASILDATADLLAEKGPTAMTVDAVAAAAGCGKAAIYRRWAGKTELVVAAVRRLYLAPEVPDTGTLRGDLLVAIGHYSGRDDRDARVLANVLAEAQNASALRAAAYESVGRPPVDVLYRVMARAIERGELADDAPVDLVATIVPAVAFQTLTSQRRTLTEAEVVELVDRVVIPALTSRAADR is encoded by the coding sequence ATGAGCATCGCATCGCCTGTGGGGCGTCCGCGTGATCCGGACGTCGACGCGAGCATCCTCGATGCGACGGCCGACCTGCTCGCCGAGAAGGGGCCGACGGCGATGACGGTGGATGCCGTGGCCGCCGCCGCCGGTTGCGGCAAAGCCGCGATCTACCGCCGTTGGGCGGGTAAGACCGAGCTGGTCGTCGCCGCGGTGCGGCGCTTGTATCTCGCCCCGGAGGTTCCCGACACGGGCACCCTCCGCGGAGACCTGCTCGTGGCCATCGGCCACTACTCGGGCCGAGACGACCGCGATGCACGGGTGCTCGCGAACGTGCTGGCGGAGGCGCAGAATGCCTCGGCCCTGCGCGCGGCGGCCTACGAGTCCGTCGGGCGCCCGCCTGTCGACGTGCTGTACCGCGTCATGGCCCGCGCGATCGAGCGTGGCGAGCTTGCGGACGACGCACCGGTCGACCTCGTCGCGACCATCGTGCCCGCGGTGGCCTTCCAAACCCTGACGTCACAGCGCCGGACGCTCACCGAGGCCGAGGTCGTCGAGCTCGTCGACCGGGTCGTCATTCCCGCGCTGACGTCTCGCGCCGCCGACCGGTAG
- a CDS encoding acyltransferase family protein — protein MAVAPTAFVAPPRARPRDSGIDLVRALCVVVVVVLHALMVGVSIGPAGPVFENAAEGTAWVVPLTWVAQIMPVFFVIGGFAGATAYRRARERGGSGLDFVAARVHRLLLPAVLSIGAVGVGLAALAAAGVAGDIVQIAGFRYSQPLWFLGVFLLCQALLPLLHRAHERAPARSILALVAAAVAVDAVRDLSGLDMLGFLNLAFVWLALQQLGFFIADGHIDALPSRTRAAVAGAAVGLLALAVVAGVFSPDMLENLNPPTTALLLLGLAQTMVLSLLRRRLRALSARPRVAAFTRFVTARTMTIYLWHMPVLLAMAGVSALGAIRFGMPLPAPSSMLWWLTRPLWIAAALGLVAAVAVALAGCERRRIPASTPSTTRGAMAVLLGLGAVVLQLVAGTTVLTAVLAVALLGGALRLARTARSRQLGAGPLTAAVEVDVP, from the coding sequence ATGGCCGTCGCCCCCACCGCGTTCGTCGCACCGCCACGTGCACGCCCACGTGACAGCGGCATCGACCTGGTTCGCGCGCTGTGCGTGGTCGTGGTCGTCGTGCTGCACGCACTCATGGTGGGGGTATCGATCGGCCCGGCGGGTCCGGTCTTCGAGAACGCCGCCGAGGGCACCGCGTGGGTGGTGCCGCTCACCTGGGTCGCGCAGATCATGCCGGTCTTCTTCGTGATCGGTGGATTCGCCGGCGCGACGGCGTATCGTCGCGCACGGGAGCGGGGCGGCAGTGGACTCGACTTCGTCGCCGCGCGCGTGCATCGCCTGCTGCTGCCGGCGGTGCTCTCGATCGGCGCCGTCGGGGTGGGGCTGGCGGCGCTCGCCGCGGCGGGCGTTGCGGGCGACATCGTGCAGATCGCCGGGTTCCGGTACAGCCAGCCCCTCTGGTTCCTCGGCGTGTTCCTTCTCTGCCAGGCGCTGCTGCCACTGCTGCACAGGGCGCACGAGCGGGCGCCGGCGCGCAGCATCCTGGCCCTCGTCGCGGCGGCCGTCGCCGTCGATGCCGTGCGCGACCTCAGCGGTCTCGACATGCTCGGGTTCCTGAATCTCGCGTTCGTGTGGCTAGCGCTGCAGCAGCTCGGCTTCTTCATCGCCGACGGCCACATCGACGCATTGCCCTCTCGCACCCGGGCGGCCGTGGCCGGTGCGGCGGTCGGCCTGCTTGCGCTCGCCGTGGTCGCCGGCGTGTTCTCGCCCGATATGCTCGAGAACCTCAACCCTCCGACGACCGCCCTGCTGCTGCTCGGTCTCGCCCAGACCATGGTGCTCTCGCTGCTGCGCCGTCGGCTGCGGGCGCTGAGCGCCCGCCCGCGGGTCGCCGCGTTCACCCGGTTTGTGACCGCACGCACCATGACGATCTATCTGTGGCACATGCCGGTGCTGCTGGCGATGGCCGGTGTGAGCGCGCTCGGGGCGATCCGGTTCGGGATGCCGCTGCCCGCGCCCTCTTCGATGCTGTGGTGGCTGACGCGGCCGCTGTGGATCGCCGCGGCGCTCGGGCTTGTCGCGGCGGTCGCCGTGGCGCTGGCCGGCTGCGAGCGACGCCGGATACCGGCATCCACACCGTCCACGACGCGAGGCGCGATGGCGGTGCTCCTTGGGCTCGGCGCCGTGGTGCTGCAGCTTGTCGCGGGCACCACCGTGCTCACCGCTGTGCTGGCCGTCGCCCTGCTGGGCGGGGCGCTGCGTCTCGCGCGCACGGCTCGGTCAAGACAGCTCGGCGCCGGTCCCCTTACGGCAGCCGTCGAGGTCGACGTACCCTGA